The sequence ATACGTTGCGGAGCTGATTGCATAGTTCAACTGAAAATAGTCACAGGTTAGCTCCCCTTTATTGAATAATTGATTGATCATTTGAAATTTAATTGATTTTTCTAGAAAAAGAACAACGACTTTCTTTAATGGAAAAGTTGGTTGTTTTTTCAACGAAATATTTTCACCGTTTAATGTTATTTCTACTTGCTCACTTACTTGGTTCTCTTCAAGGAAACTTTGCAAGAAAGACAGGTATTCATTTAATGTTGGTAAGCTAATTTGAAATTCAGTGACTAGCTCATTTTTTGTCGCTTTGCCTTGATTGTTGTATAAAAATAATAATATATCATTCATATAATCGAAGGGCTTTTCTAAAAAATCTCGTTTTAGCATAATAGACACCTCACTTTAAGGATACTTGATTCATAAGAAAATGGCAATACGCAACCTATAAAAAGAAATTTACTACTTAATTATTATTTAAAAAAATCAAATTTTTATATATAATGGGATAGAATGTTGCTTATATTTATGCAATTATATAAATAGGTTATTTGATCGAAAGGAGAAGAACCTTAGTGAAAGTGGTAATTATCGGAGCCTCACATGGTGGGCTTCATGCAGCATTAACATTGAAGAAATTAAATCCTCAAACTGAGGTTATTCTAATTGAAAAAAGAAATGAGGTTAGTTTTGTTTCAAGTGGAATCATATTGAGAATGAATCAATTAGTCGATGAATTAGATAAAGTGAGATATCTTACATCAGAAGAATTGGATAAAAAAGGCATAGACGTTTTACTTAATGCAACAGTTACTACGATCCATCCTGATAAAAAGACAATTATTTATGAAGATATCCATAAAAACACAAGGGAAGTCAGTTACGAGAAATTAATTCTTGCAACGGGGTCAAATCAATTTTCAACAAATCTGACATTGCCAAGTAAAGACAAAGTAACGGTTTTTAAAAGCTACCCCAGTTCAGTGGAAGTCCTGAAAAAATTAGAAAAAGCAAAATCGATTTCAATTGTCGGAGGCGGCTATATTGGAGTAGAGTTATGTGATGCATTGAAAGGAAAAGGAAAAGAAATTCACTTGATCGAAAGCGCAGACTCAGTCCTTTTTCGATATTTAGGTAAGGAACTATCTGAACTAATTGAACAAAAAATAAGAGATTCGGGGGTCAAACTTCATTTAAATGAAAGTGTTATTGGTTTTTCTAACATAGATGAAGAGACGTTTATCACAAAAACAACGAATGAGGAAATCAGAAATGATTATGTGATTGTGGCAGTAAATGCTCGTCCAGATACTACTTTAGTGAAAGAATTTTTAGATTTAAATGCGAATGGAACAGTTCGGGTCAATGAGCATATGCAAACAAGCGATCCTGATATTTTTGCATTAGGTGACGTTATTTCTTATCCAGTTCGTAATAGTTACCGTAAATCATTTATTCCATTAGTGAATAATGTTGTACGAAGTGCAACCGTTGCGGCTATGAATGTATTGGGCCATCCGATGAAATACAATATGACGCAAAAGACAACTGCGACAAAAATTTTTAACAGCTACGTTGCTAGCACAGGACTTACAGAAGTCGAGGCTAAATTCGAAGGCATTGAAGTTGAAAGTACCTTTTTAACATTACCATGTCAATTACCTTTTCTTGAATTACAAGAAGAAGTACATATCAAAATGGTTTTCGAAAAAGGATCGCACAAATTAATCGGCGGTCAGTTGATGTCTGAAAAAGATATTACCCAATCAATCAACACATTGTCACTAGCAATTGATAAAGAAACAACACTGGAAGAATTAGTTACAATGGATTTCTACTTTAATCCAGGAATCAACCAGCCAATGGGGATCATAAGTCGAGCAGCGTATGAATTTTTAATTGAAAAGTATAAAGTTTAAAAGATCGACGAGCAATTAATGATTTTTGGATCAGTTTTCAAAACAAGGAGATAAAGCTGGTGTTTGTTTATTTTGTTTTTTCACATAATTCTATTTTAGGATGATAAAAGCAAATCACTTCTACTTATTGTTATTTAAGTTTATAATAGAATAAAATTCTAGGAGGCATAAGCGATGAAAGCAGACGAAAAGAAATTTTATGACTTCATAATGGATCGAACAACAGCGGAGCATCAAGAAGACATGAAACATTTACTAGCAGAATTGATGGAAAGAAAATCAACGGATAAGCTAGATAAGATGTATCTTATGAGTGTGGTTCCTAGAGCACTTTCCTACTTAGATCCTGATTCAGTGAACGAAGTTAAAAAAGTAGTATCAGAGTTTTCAGCAAAACTATAAACAGTTAAGGTAAAGACAAGCTGATTCAGTCGGATGAGTTTGTCTTTTTTTAGGTGTCAGAAAGGCTCCGCTAAATACATAGAAGAAATCTCTACGACAATTTGAGAGACCTGTCGTAGAAATGGACAAAAAAATGATTTTTCATTTGTTATTGATAAAAAGATTATGCTAAAGTAAATCAGTCATTAAAAAGAGTGGGTGAACAGGATGAAACACATAAAAAATACATTGAAGTTATTTAAATTAGATTGGCAACGCATTTTTAAAAACCCAATTGCTACATTTTTGATTATTGCACTGATGATTATTCCATCACTTTATGCATGGTTCAATATTAAAGCCTTATGGGATCCTTATGCAAACACAGGAGAATTACCGATTGCAGTCTACAGCGACGACAAAGCAGCAACCTTCAAAGACAAAGAGGTCAATATTGGTGATGAAGTTCTTAAAAATCTTCATAAGAATAAGCAATTAGGTTGGAAATTCGTAGACTCGAAACAGGAATTAGATAAAGGGGTAAGATCTGGTAAGTATTATGCGGGTATTTATTTACCAAAAGATTTCTCTAAAGATTTGTTGAGTTTCACGACGGGGGAAATTACTAAGCCTAAAATAGATTATTCAATCAATGAGAAAATCAATGCGATTGCTCCTAAAATTGCAGAAAAAGGTGCGTCTTCTTTACAAGCACAAATTACAGATGAATTCACTAAAACAGCCAGCGGCACATTAGTTAGTGTGTTTAACGATATTGGTTACAATTTAGATTCTAATCTAGTTAGTATCACTAAAGTGAAGAACATGATTCTTTCAACAGATGAGAATATCGATCAAATCGATAAGTATACACAAGAAGTTGTAGATTTACATGGTAAAATGCCAGAGCTGAAAACAAAACTAGCTAAAGCAAATGAATTTGTGGAATACTTACCTCAAGTCGATGCATTAGGTGCAAAACTAGTCGACTTAAATAGTAAGATGCCGACGATCAAAGAACAAGCCAAAGTTATTTTAACCTTACAGCAAAAAATTCCGGAAATTCAAAATGCCGGTAAACAGTTAGCGATGATCGATGAGGACTTCGCTTCAGTTGAACAAACAATGACTGAAGGAATCAATGAAGCAAAACAAGGACTAACAATTATTCAAGGGGTACAAACAGCTTTACCAGATATTCAAAAGCTGGGTGATCAAGCAGATAGTTTAGCGACAGCAACTTCTGAAGGGGCGGCTAAACTACAAGAAGCGCTACCAGGCATCGCCAGTAGCATGAAAGTAACTTTACAAGCAATTGGAACCATTAGCTCAAGCGTTGCCTCTGTGGTAGAACAACTGCGTGACAATCGTTTGACACCAGAAGAACGTGAAGTATTGAAACAACAGTTATCAAATAGTTTAGGGCAACAACAAGCGGTCATTCAACAATTGATCCAAACCTTGACTCAGATACAAGAATCGGCTGGAAATCAAGATTTACAGCCTACTATTGATAAGCTAAATACAGTTAGTAATTTGATTTCGACTTTAAAAGCTAAAGTGGATAGTTTAGACGTCAATGCAATCACGGATGCTGATTTGGAAGCTATTCAAAATGGTGCAAATGAAATTGCTGCAACAGCTTCAAGTATTGATGTTGATGCAGTTTCAACGATGGTCAATGATATTTTAACTAAATTAATCGCAACGATCGGCACGGCTCAAGGTTTACTAGATAAAGCAAAACAAATCGATTTTGCTACATTACTAAATTCAACAGAGGGCACAGTCGCTAATGCGATCGGTATCTTAGAGAAATACCAAGCTGAATTACCTGCAATCAAACAAGAAGTCCACGATGCCAATGTTCTATTGAACGGTCATATGGATACGATCGTAAATGGTATCAATAAAGGGGCAGACCTTTACAATAACGAATTACCAGTTATAGAAGAAAAATTAGGTTTAGCAGCTGGATTTATTCAAAATGATTATCCAGGAATCAAAGAAAACATCACAAGTACTTTAAAAACAGTCAATGAAAAAATGCCTGATCTTGAAGCCGCTTTGGATAAAGCCAATGACCTTGTTCAAAATGACTGGCCAAACATCAAAACAGGTCTTCATAAAGCCGCTGAAGCAATCCGTAAAGGGGAAAAGGATGTTGACCTTGGTCAAGTGATAAAGTTGCTTAAACTGGATGCTAATGCTGAAAGTGACTTTTTTGCTAAACCAGTTGAAGTTTCTGAAAATAAAATTTATCCTATCGCCAATAACGGATCAGCAAGCACACCATTTTATACAGCTCTTTGTTTATGGGTGGGGGCCGTTTTATTTTCAAGTGTTGCAACAACCGACTTTCATTTAGACGAAAAAGACCGCGGAAAATATTCTAAACGAGAACAATTTTCTGCAAGGATGTTAACATTCTTAGTCATGGGACTAGCTCAAGCTTTGATTGTGACATTAGGAAATTACTTCTTATTGGGCGTAGATGTAAGGCAACCATTTTACAGTGTCTTGTTTGCGCTATTGATCGCCTTTGCCTTTATGATGATGGTTTATGTACTTGTAGCCTTGTTCGGCAATGTCGGAAAAGGAGCTGCAATCATTATTCTAGTACTTTCTATTTCCGGAGGTGGAGGAAATTATCCAATTCAAGTCTCTGGTAAATTCTTCCAATTTATCAATCCATTTTTACCATTTACGCATGCGGTGAACTTATTGCGTGAATCTGCTGGAGGAATATACTGGCCTAATGCTTGGAAGGCGATCATTATCTTAAGTTGTATTTCAATTGTATTTTGTGTATTAGGGATTTTCTTCTACCCTTATATCGAAGAAAAAACGAAAAAATTGGCGAAGGTTTCACACGAAAGTCATATTTTCCATTAAAATTCAGTAGTGATCTATAGCAAAAGATTGAGGCGACGTTCTAATAAGTCAGCTTCAATCTTTTGCTATTTAGTGACGATCAAAACATGATATAAGTCATTATTTTCTTTCAAGGCATCCCTAATAAAAAAACAAAGAAGTCCAATCAATCAACTTGGGTCTTTCTAAACAATAAAAAGTCACTAATAAAAGCTCCTTTTCACTATACAAATTTCTGAAATCATTTTATAGTCTTAAGATATGCTAAAAACGAGGTAGGGAATATGATGATAAATTTTTTAATTGATCGCTTTGAAAAAAAACAACAAAAAAGTGCTGATCTTAGAACGGCATTTGGAATTTTTGCCGGGATCATCGGCTTATTATCCAACTTGCTGCTTTTTGTCAGTAAATTATTGATTGGGTTAGTTTCAGGAAGTGTGTCGATCATGGCCGATGCGATGAACAACCTGTCAGATACAGTGTCTTCGGTTTTGACACTCGTTGGTTTTTATATTTCTGGGAAACCAGCAGACGAAGAACACCCGTATGGACATGAACGTTTTGAATATATCAGTGGTATGTTAGTGTCATTGTTGATCACGTTTGTAGGATTTCAATTTTTTATGACATCTATCGAACGAATCAAAGACCCGCAAAGTATCAAGGTAACACCTGTGATTTTGATCGTGTTGTTATTGTCTATTTTGATCAAAGTTTGGCAAAGTGTTTTTTACAAACGAGTTGCTAAGAGAATTGATTCGAATACCCTGATCGCAACTGCTAAAGATAGCTTAAATGATGTATTCACAACAATTGCTGTTTTAGTTTCAGCTTCGGTTGAAGGACTTACTGGATTGAGAATCGATGGAATCGTGGGACTAGTAATTGCTTGTTATATTATTTTTAGTGGGTTGCAGTTGATTCGAGAGTTTGTAAATGAATTGATGGGGCTACGGCCTAATCAAGAGGCTATCGATAAAATGAAACTTTATTTATCTTCCGTTCCGGAAATCATAGGGTATCATGATTTGCTGATTCATCAATACGGACCGAATAAAACCTTTGCTTCGGTGCATATTGAAATCGATGATCGCTGGGATTTGACACAGGCCCATGAAACAATTGATGAGATTGAAAAGAAATTTAAAGAGCAGTTAGATGTGGATCTTGTTTGCCATATCGATCCGGTAAACTTACACGATCAAACACAACAGTTCATTCACCAAGAACTAAAGAAAATCATTAAAGGGATCAATGGCGAATTAAAAGGACATGATATTCGTTTAGTTGATCATGGTGGGAAACAACGTATTTTATTTGATTTAGTTGTTCCAAATCATTTTAAGGCAACAGATCAAGAACTAAGGATTCGTCTACAAGAACAAGTGTATAGAAACATTGGTGATTATATCGTAGAAGTGACCTTTGATCACAATTATTTACTTTAAATATATAATAAAAGATAAAAAATATAATAATATATTAATTTTTCTCAAAAAAATATCTAAAACCAGTAGTTTTTACTAAAAAAATGAAAAAATATGGACTTCTAACATGGTAACATAGTGATGGGATTGTTAGGAGGAATTATAAATGGATACAAATTTAGTAATGGTGCTGTATTTTTTAGTGGTCGTAATCGTTGTTTTGACCTTGGTCATTGTTAGAGAAAAACATTTTTTAGAGAATTTATTGGGTAAAAAGGATATACAACAAGAGGAAATCATGGATTTAAAGTTAGAAAAAATCCGTTTGAAACATATAATAAAAATGCAGGATGAAACAATTTCTCATATGTTGACAGCAAATGCTCAGTATTCTAAATCAATAGAATTTGAGTATCCTAAAAGGAATACTTTAGAAGAACCTGCAGTACAAGAATGGCACTTAGATGAATATGAAAGTATGAATAGAGACTATTATCAATTATAAAAATAAATAACGAGCACGAAACAAAAGCGTTTAGCTCCGAGTAATAAGAAGAAATTCACGAAAATTATTTTTCAAATTTATGTGAATTTCAGCTTGTTTCTCGGAGCTGCTTTTTTCTATCCGGTTATTCAGCCTTGTTGCTTTTGGATTTTCGAAAGTACGAGTCAATTGTGTTTACTCTTTTCCTTGTAAGTAAATATACAAAACCCTATACTAAAATTAAAAGGAGGATGTTGAATGGAGGCTCAATTGATTGTAATAGGATTTATCGGACTGATTATGTTGATTATTATTATAATGGAAATACATAATCGTTTGAAATTAAAGACAATGGTAAAAAGGAAATGGGGAACATTTCCCAGCGGGCGTTTTTTTGATAAAGAAGAGAGCTTAAAACTTGCGTGGCAAAAAGCTAAAAAGTATAGGACTTACGATAGTGAGGTCGATGATATTACTTGGTATGATTTAGACGGATTTGCTTTGTTTGAACGAATCAATGGAACGTATTCGAGTATTGGTTCCCAAGCGCTGTATCAACGCTTAAGGAATTTCAACTTTTCTGAAAAAAGTCACGATCGTTTGGAAATGCTGATCAACTACTATCAACAAAATCCTGATATTCGTGAAGCAGTTCAATTTCAATTTGCCTGTTTAGGTAAACAAGATAATAATCATGTAGAAAGTTATCTAAGTGAAACAAGAAGCCAAGAGTTACCAAATACAGCATTATACTTAGTGTGCGGATTATTGCCGAT is a genomic window of Enterococcus haemoperoxidus ATCC BAA-382 containing:
- a CDS encoding FAD-dependent oxidoreductase, yielding MKVVIIGASHGGLHAALTLKKLNPQTEVILIEKRNEVSFVSSGIILRMNQLVDELDKVRYLTSEELDKKGIDVLLNATVTTIHPDKKTIIYEDIHKNTREVSYEKLILATGSNQFSTNLTLPSKDKVTVFKSYPSSVEVLKKLEKAKSISIVGGGYIGVELCDALKGKGKEIHLIESADSVLFRYLGKELSELIEQKIRDSGVKLHLNESVIGFSNIDEETFITKTTNEEIRNDYVIVAVNARPDTTLVKEFLDLNANGTVRVNEHMQTSDPDIFALGDVISYPVRNSYRKSFIPLVNNVVRSATVAAMNVLGHPMKYNMTQKTTATKIFNSYVASTGLTEVEAKFEGIEVESTFLTLPCQLPFLELQEEVHIKMVFEKGSHKLIGGQLMSEKDITQSINTLSLAIDKETTLEELVTMDFYFNPGINQPMGIISRAAYEFLIEKYKV
- a CDS encoding YhgE/Pip domain-containing protein, encoding MKHIKNTLKLFKLDWQRIFKNPIATFLIIALMIIPSLYAWFNIKALWDPYANTGELPIAVYSDDKAATFKDKEVNIGDEVLKNLHKNKQLGWKFVDSKQELDKGVRSGKYYAGIYLPKDFSKDLLSFTTGEITKPKIDYSINEKINAIAPKIAEKGASSLQAQITDEFTKTASGTLVSVFNDIGYNLDSNLVSITKVKNMILSTDENIDQIDKYTQEVVDLHGKMPELKTKLAKANEFVEYLPQVDALGAKLVDLNSKMPTIKEQAKVILTLQQKIPEIQNAGKQLAMIDEDFASVEQTMTEGINEAKQGLTIIQGVQTALPDIQKLGDQADSLATATSEGAAKLQEALPGIASSMKVTLQAIGTISSSVASVVEQLRDNRLTPEEREVLKQQLSNSLGQQQAVIQQLIQTLTQIQESAGNQDLQPTIDKLNTVSNLISTLKAKVDSLDVNAITDADLEAIQNGANEIAATASSIDVDAVSTMVNDILTKLIATIGTAQGLLDKAKQIDFATLLNSTEGTVANAIGILEKYQAELPAIKQEVHDANVLLNGHMDTIVNGINKGADLYNNELPVIEEKLGLAAGFIQNDYPGIKENITSTLKTVNEKMPDLEAALDKANDLVQNDWPNIKTGLHKAAEAIRKGEKDVDLGQVIKLLKLDANAESDFFAKPVEVSENKIYPIANNGSASTPFYTALCLWVGAVLFSSVATTDFHLDEKDRGKYSKREQFSARMLTFLVMGLAQALIVTLGNYFLLGVDVRQPFYSVLFALLIAFAFMMMVYVLVALFGNVGKGAAIIILVLSISGGGGNYPIQVSGKFFQFINPFLPFTHAVNLLRESAGGIYWPNAWKAIIILSCISIVFCVLGIFFYPYIEEKTKKLAKVSHESHIFH
- a CDS encoding cation diffusion facilitator family transporter produces the protein MINFLIDRFEKKQQKSADLRTAFGIFAGIIGLLSNLLLFVSKLLIGLVSGSVSIMADAMNNLSDTVSSVLTLVGFYISGKPADEEHPYGHERFEYISGMLVSLLITFVGFQFFMTSIERIKDPQSIKVTPVILIVLLLSILIKVWQSVFYKRVAKRIDSNTLIATAKDSLNDVFTTIAVLVSASVEGLTGLRIDGIVGLVIACYIIFSGLQLIREFVNELMGLRPNQEAIDKMKLYLSSVPEIIGYHDLLIHQYGPNKTFASVHIEIDDRWDLTQAHETIDEIEKKFKEQLDVDLVCHIDPVNLHDQTQQFIHQELKKIIKGINGELKGHDIRLVDHGGKQRILFDLVVPNHFKATDQELRIRLQEQVYRNIGDYIVEVTFDHNYLL